A genomic stretch from Methylophilus medardicus includes:
- the ampD gene encoding 1,6-anhydro-N-acetylmuramyl-L-alanine amidase AmpD produces the protein MSHTANTTLQIDADGFANPAQMVLSPNQDVRPDPADIAMIVIHNISLPPNQYGGPGIVQLFTNQLDSQAHPYYAEIAHLQVSSHFLIRRNGELMQFVSCLQRAWHAGLSQWQGRERCNDFSIGIELEGSDFEAFEADQYRTLQALIEALRQRYPIKHIVGHSDIAPGRKTDPGPFFEWQRISQPD, from the coding sequence ATGTCACACACCGCTAACACCACGCTACAGATTGATGCCGACGGCTTTGCAAACCCAGCACAGATGGTGCTGTCGCCCAATCAAGATGTGCGACCAGACCCTGCTGATATCGCGATGATCGTTATCCACAACATCAGCCTGCCGCCCAACCAGTATGGCGGACCCGGCATTGTGCAATTATTCACCAATCAGCTGGATAGCCAAGCCCACCCCTATTACGCAGAGATCGCGCATTTACAGGTTTCATCGCATTTTTTAATTCGGCGGAATGGAGAATTGATGCAGTTTGTCAGCTGTCTGCAACGGGCTTGGCATGCAGGCCTGTCTCAATGGCAGGGTCGTGAACGATGTAATGATTTTTCGATTGGCATCGAGTTAGAAGGCAGCGACTTTGAGGCATTTGAAGCGGACCAATATCGCACGCTGCAAGCATTGATCGAGGCGTTGCGACAACGGTATCCAATCAAGCATATCGTTGGCCATTCTGATATTGCACCCGGGCGTAAAACAGACCCTGGGCCATTTTTTGAATGGCAGCGAATCTCTCAACCCGATTAA
- the pbpG gene encoding D-alanyl-D-alanine endopeptidase — MCTIALAPAGQATAKSPSKKHTVSAAKSKKYSARVSSQYRVNPDKTKAMRPVKLHAHARKSAKPALDAEMFDSFEGKSSSNANLSIASTKALVMNQNTHEIIYSKNLDTPTPIASVTKLMTAMVVLDAKLNLSDQVSITDMDVDYLKGTSSRLPVGTTMTREDLLNLALIASENRAASALATTYPGGKARFIQDMNAKAASLGMMNTHFEDSTGLTSNNVSTAMDLAKMVHAAYQYPLIRQITTTSDYDLSVGHRRQPIHFHNTNALVRESTNSSWEIGLSKTGYISEAGRCLVMQATIAGEPLILVLLDSVGKLTRIGDARRIKKWMEHNYSTLTSEKEGSIVLTGLSMSKSLSDESN; from the coding sequence GTGTGTACCATTGCTTTAGCACCTGCGGGTCAAGCCACAGCAAAGTCACCCTCCAAGAAACACACCGTTTCAGCCGCTAAGAGTAAAAAATATAGCGCGCGTGTCTCTTCACAATACCGTGTGAATCCAGACAAAACCAAAGCCATGCGCCCAGTTAAATTGCATGCGCACGCCAGAAAAAGTGCCAAGCCAGCGTTAGACGCAGAAATGTTTGACTCGTTTGAAGGAAAATCGAGCAGCAATGCCAATCTGTCGATTGCGTCCACCAAAGCGCTGGTGATGAACCAAAATACACACGAGATCATTTATTCCAAAAATTTGGATACGCCGACCCCGATTGCATCCGTCACTAAACTGATGACAGCCATGGTGGTGTTGGATGCCAAACTGAATTTAAGTGACCAAGTTTCGATTACTGACATGGATGTGGATTACCTGAAAGGGACTTCTTCACGCCTACCCGTTGGTACCACCATGACCCGTGAGGATTTGCTGAACCTGGCATTGATTGCCTCAGAAAATCGGGCGGCCTCAGCGTTAGCAACCACCTATCCAGGCGGCAAAGCGCGTTTCATTCAGGATATGAATGCAAAAGCCGCCAGCTTGGGTATGATGAATACACACTTTGAAGATTCCACTGGCTTAACCAGCAACAACGTTTCTACTGCCATGGACTTGGCGAAAATGGTGCATGCCGCGTATCAATACCCGCTCATTCGCCAAATCACCACCACCTCTGACTATGACTTAAGTGTTGGTCACAGACGCCAACCTATTCACTTTCACAATACCAACGCGCTCGTTCGCGAGAGCACCAATAGCAGTTGGGAAATCGGTCTGTCAAAAACGGGCTACATCAGTGAAGCCGGACGTTGCTTGGTGATGCAAGCAACAATTGCTGGAGAACCGCTGATTCTCGTCTTACTTGACTCGGTGGGCAAGTTAACCCGGATTGGTGATGCAAGACGTATCAAAAAATGGATGGAACATAACTACAGCACCCTTACCTCAGAGAAAGAGGGTAGCATCGTATTGACCGGTCTCTCGATGAGCAAATCATTGAGCGATGAATCGAACTAA
- a CDS encoding DUF3619 family protein: protein MRKQPHLEDDLPSPLRVGVEGLKLDERPLSAEVQTRLAAARQAALNRYTESTQLGHGWMDVLSWASFGHPKMAGMAALSVMFAFGLFVMSANQNDDALLLSDDLPLEAFVDNGFDAWHYSENI from the coding sequence ATGAGGAAACAACCTCATTTGGAAGATGACTTACCTTCTCCACTGCGAGTAGGGGTGGAGGGGCTCAAGCTAGATGAGCGGCCCTTGTCTGCTGAAGTACAAACGCGCTTGGCAGCGGCACGACAAGCAGCACTCAACCGTTACACAGAATCAACACAATTAGGCCATGGTTGGATGGATGTCCTGTCCTGGGCTTCTTTTGGGCACCCAAAAATGGCTGGTATGGCAGCCTTGTCTGTCATGTTTGCGTTTGGTTTGTTTGTGATGTCGGCCAATCAGAACGATGACGCTTTGCTGTTGAGCGATGATTTGCCGCTCGAGGCATTTGTTGATAACGGATTTGATGCTTGGCACTATTCAGAGAATATCTGA
- a CDS encoding sodium:calcium antiporter, which produces MVFLQLLLMLLVILVAAEVFTNALEHLGERLGISEGVTGSIFAAVGTALPETLVPLLAIFSYTSSTGDSHAGHDIGVGAILGAPLMLATLSISLMALSVLKRRGARGHIRPERTGLIRDLNFFILAFIFASIAMFIPHTQALVRYGISILMILTYFVYVLMTIKASKALVEEGHATEAEDIMMLSKLGLPTNMATIVVQLLIGLGLLIAGAKGFINEVETAAAILGVSALLLSLLIIPIATELPEKVNSILWIRKGKDTLAFGNITGAMVFQGTLLPAIGIMLTDWAPRQEVALGILITLLAAIWLRYRIAKGGLLVWHLLVNGLFYLAYLAIVLS; this is translated from the coding sequence ATGGTTTTTTTACAATTATTGTTAATGTTGTTGGTGATTTTAGTGGCAGCGGAAGTGTTCACTAACGCGCTAGAACATTTAGGTGAGCGACTTGGTATCTCTGAAGGTGTCACTGGTTCTATTTTTGCCGCGGTGGGTACGGCGTTGCCGGAGACCTTAGTGCCTCTGTTGGCCATTTTTTCGTATACCTCATCCACGGGTGACAGCCATGCTGGCCACGATATTGGTGTGGGCGCGATTCTCGGCGCACCTTTGATGTTGGCAACCTTGTCCATCAGTTTGATGGCATTGTCCGTATTGAAGCGTCGTGGCGCACGTGGTCATATTCGCCCAGAGCGGACCGGACTGATTCGTGACCTGAACTTCTTTATTCTGGCCTTTATTTTTGCCAGCATCGCCATGTTTATTCCGCACACCCAGGCATTGGTCCGCTACGGCATCAGTATTCTGATGATTCTGACCTATTTTGTGTATGTGCTGATGACGATTAAGGCCTCGAAAGCCTTGGTGGAAGAGGGCCATGCCACCGAAGCCGAAGACATCATGATGCTCTCCAAGCTTGGGTTGCCAACCAATATGGCCACCATCGTGGTGCAGTTGCTCATCGGTTTGGGCTTATTGATTGCAGGTGCCAAAGGCTTTATCAATGAGGTTGAAACTGCTGCGGCGATCTTAGGCGTGTCTGCCTTATTGCTGTCTTTGTTGATTATTCCGATTGCGACTGAATTGCCAGAAAAAGTGAACAGCATTTTGTGGATCCGCAAAGGAAAAGACACGCTGGCCTTTGGGAATATCACTGGCGCCATGGTGTTTCAGGGCACCTTGTTGCCTGCGATCGGCATCATGCTCACGGATTGGGCACCCAGACAAGAAGTCGCTTTAGGTATTTTGATCACATTATTGGCCGCGATTTGGCTGCGTTATCGCATTGCCAAGGGTGGACTGCTGGTGTGGCATTTGCTAGTGAATGGCTTGTTCTACCTGGCCTATTTAGCGATTGTGCTTAGTTAA
- a CDS encoding GNAT family N-acetyltransferase, producing the protein MLRSAVADEAGLIAALINRAYRGETSRLGWTTEADLLDGLRTNEEDIFALLQRDDVLMLTCWQASQLIATLCIEWIPAHRTAQLGMIAVEPVAQNRGHGKTLILAAEQQSVVRWQALQSQMRVVSARQTLIAFYQRLGYQPTGEHSPFPVRADMWQPKVEHLQLMTLQKQLQSA; encoded by the coding sequence ATGCTCAGATCTGCGGTGGCTGATGAGGCCGGTTTGATCGCGGCCTTAATCAATCGAGCCTATCGCGGTGAAACCAGCCGTTTAGGCTGGACCACCGAGGCAGATTTGCTCGATGGCCTGCGGACCAACGAAGAAGATATTTTTGCGCTATTGCAACGGGATGACGTGCTGATGCTGACCTGTTGGCAAGCTTCGCAATTGATTGCTACCTTATGCATAGAGTGGATACCGGCGCACCGTACGGCGCAATTGGGCATGATTGCGGTGGAGCCTGTCGCGCAAAATCGTGGCCACGGCAAAACACTGATTCTGGCCGCTGAACAGCAATCAGTGGTGCGCTGGCAGGCATTGCAGAGTCAAATGCGGGTCGTGAGCGCCAGGCAAACCTTGATCGCCTTTTACCAACGGCTAGGCTATCAGCCCACAGGGGAACACAGTCCTTTTCCAGTGCGAGCAGATATGTGGCAACCGAAGGTGGAACACTTGCAGTTGATGACCTTACAAAAGCAATTGCAAAGCGCTTGA
- a CDS encoding DUF3106 domain-containing protein: MADIGAIKNDLSPDDPAANIMWSQLTDQQRAVLAPLGGEWDKLRPWQREKMLDIAKEYPKMDAQKQQRIQRQLVKWSRMTPYERENARKRYQQFQSLSPEKKEGLRKQWNEHKQKSAITEGYDPEFDGADH; this comes from the coding sequence ATGGCTGACATCGGCGCGATCAAAAATGACTTGTCCCCGGATGACCCTGCAGCCAATATTATGTGGTCGCAATTAACGGATCAGCAGCGTGCCGTGTTAGCCCCGTTAGGCGGTGAGTGGGATAAACTTCGGCCATGGCAACGTGAGAAAATGCTGGATATTGCCAAAGAGTATCCAAAAATGGATGCGCAAAAACAGCAGCGTATTCAGCGTCAGCTAGTGAAATGGAGTCGCATGACCCCGTATGAACGAGAGAATGCACGCAAACGATACCAGCAGTTTCAAAGCTTAAGCCCTGAGAAAAAAGAAGGTCTCCGCAAGCAATGGAACGAGCACAAGCAGAAATCGGCCATTACTGAAGGCTATGATCCGGAGTTTGATGGCGCTGACCATTGA
- a CDS encoding glycine cleavage system protein H produces MSAGLKYFFSKDHTWATQTDDGLWLVGITDYAQEMLGDVVFVDPPKVGQSVQQFSVCGLVESVKTGSDVYAPLTGVVEAVNEDALSSPERINDQPYDTWLFKLSADASGADALMDQAAYEAQLR; encoded by the coding sequence ATGTCAGCAGGACTGAAGTACTTCTTTTCAAAAGACCACACTTGGGCCACACAGACAGATGACGGTTTGTGGCTGGTGGGTATTACGGATTATGCGCAGGAGATGCTGGGGGATGTGGTATTTGTTGATCCGCCAAAAGTCGGGCAATCTGTGCAGCAGTTTAGTGTTTGCGGATTAGTCGAATCGGTCAAAACTGGCTCTGATGTTTATGCGCCTTTAACCGGGGTTGTTGAAGCCGTAAACGAAGACGCTTTGTCGTCGCCTGAGCGCATTAATGACCAACCGTATGACACTTGGTTGTTTAAGCTGTCAGCGGATGCCAGTGGCGCAGACGCATTGATGGATCAAGCCGCTTATGAGGCGCAGCTGCGTTAA
- a CDS encoding sensor histidine kinase produces MTATAGFASPEKTPDTQHLRLYSLFRLGASGMLFGSQLWPYFRNAPSEPSFSFWLLLIFFLYAIAVSVSFESLQCKRGLVLKVQTSLDIILMVLMLHFLPGNQSGIGLLLIINIIFAGLISDGRFALFYAAIATIGILLENTFQVIHRNLPLNDYSNAVLLSLSCFATAWLAQTLTARMQSSETLANQRGQDIEHLAKTNALITREMPNGVLVIDQHQQLKHYNLQASTLLGLEETTLHAAVHLQTSLSEIMPAVMQLLQSFPAHQLAAADAVKLSINNRDLGIRFHAISESIENGVVIFIEDWSQIQTQAHQVKLAALGRLTANIAHEIRNPLSAISHATQLMQEDSQQPSTQRMLQIISDNVQRLDQIIKDVLELNRRDRTNQEQLNINHFVQEFYQQFCAVEKIDLAKFTLALPAQETAIVFDRRHINQILWNLCKNGWRHSQQQHESLQLKVVRDKSGQFIHLLVKDDGSGIDPNIQPHLFEPFMTTEKTGTGLGLFIARELAEANGAKLNYSSSANGTQFSLTVKKAIV; encoded by the coding sequence ATGACCGCCACAGCAGGCTTTGCTTCGCCGGAAAAAACTCCGGATACGCAACATTTGCGGTTATATAGCCTGTTTCGGCTGGGCGCCTCCGGCATGCTGTTCGGCAGTCAACTATGGCCTTACTTCAGAAATGCCCCCTCTGAGCCCTCTTTCTCATTCTGGTTATTACTGATCTTTTTTTTATATGCGATTGCAGTCAGTGTCAGTTTCGAGTCACTTCAATGCAAACGTGGGTTGGTTTTAAAAGTCCAAACGAGCCTCGATATTATTTTGATGGTGCTGATGCTGCACTTTCTGCCGGGCAATCAGAGTGGCATCGGTCTGCTGCTGATTATTAATATTATTTTTGCCGGTTTGATCAGTGATGGTCGCTTTGCTCTGTTTTATGCAGCGATTGCCACTATCGGCATCTTGCTCGAAAACACCTTTCAAGTGATCCATCGCAATCTGCCCTTAAATGACTATAGCAATGCGGTACTGCTCTCACTGAGTTGCTTCGCCACTGCTTGGCTGGCACAAACGCTCACTGCACGCATGCAAAGCAGCGAAACACTGGCGAACCAACGCGGTCAAGACATTGAGCACTTAGCGAAAACCAACGCGTTGATCACGCGTGAAATGCCCAACGGGGTATTGGTGATTGATCAACATCAACAACTAAAGCATTACAACCTGCAAGCCAGCACGTTGTTAGGGCTTGAAGAAACCACACTGCATGCTGCGGTGCATTTACAGACCTCACTGTCAGAAATCATGCCAGCGGTGATGCAACTGTTACAGTCGTTTCCGGCCCATCAACTCGCCGCTGCCGATGCAGTCAAACTCAGTATCAATAATCGTGATTTAGGCATACGCTTTCACGCCATTTCTGAAAGTATCGAAAACGGCGTCGTGATTTTTATTGAGGACTGGTCACAAATTCAAACGCAGGCACATCAAGTCAAACTAGCCGCATTGGGGCGATTAACCGCCAACATTGCGCATGAGATCCGTAATCCGCTGAGTGCGATTAGTCACGCCACCCAGTTGATGCAGGAGGACTCTCAACAACCGAGCACGCAACGCATGTTACAAATCATCTCGGACAATGTGCAACGGTTAGATCAGATTATCAAGGACGTGCTGGAACTGAATCGTCGTGACCGTACCAACCAAGAGCAGCTCAACATCAATCACTTTGTACAAGAGTTTTATCAGCAATTTTGTGCGGTTGAGAAAATTGACCTGGCGAAATTTACGCTCGCCTTGCCCGCCCAAGAGACTGCGATTGTGTTTGACCGTCGACACATCAACCAGATTTTGTGGAATCTATGCAAAAATGGTTGGCGACACAGCCAACAGCAGCATGAAAGCTTGCAATTAAAAGTGGTGCGCGACAAAAGCGGACAATTTATCCACTTGCTCGTCAAAGATGATGGTAGTGGAATTGATCCCAACATTCAGCCGCACTTATTCGAACCCTTCATGACCACAGAAAAAACCGGTACGGGCTTGGGCTTATTTATTGCCCGCGAGCTGGCCGAAGCCAATGGCGCAAAATTGAATTACAGTAGTAGTGCCAATGGCACCCAATTTTCACTGACAGTTAAAAAGGCAATTGTTTAA
- a CDS encoding dicarboxylate/amino acid:cation symporter — protein MNTRGLNGQIFFAAIAAVLLGFFAHGQEVSTALYAAQLIGTLFIDLLKMVMIPLVFCAITTGIANLRLHHQRHLVWKTTLLFFATTTVIAVVIGIGASHIFQPGAGLQLHLFADSMQQFDAKQLSVPEFFTQFLHGVFMNPFKALAEGSILPIVAFALLLGIALVQTADRAPHLLSLFEEGLGVCMQMIGWIMRLAPIGVAALLFKLVATQDLSLFASLTKFILVVTGTTLLHGLVVLPLLLFLLTGKRPWWFLRQAREVLLTAFATSSSNATLPVTMRCATQNMQVKPDIAGFVVPLGATLNMDGTALYEAAAALFVAQLAGIDLSFGQQLVVCFTTMIAAMGAPGIPSAGMVTMVMVLQSVGLPAEAIAILLPIDRLLDTMRTAVNVEGDMIGSLVVQHRLEQRLV, from the coding sequence GCCCACGGACAGGAGGTTAGCACCGCCCTCTATGCAGCGCAGTTGATAGGCACATTATTTATTGATTTGCTCAAGATGGTCATGATCCCGTTGGTGTTTTGTGCAATCACCACCGGCATTGCTAATTTGCGTTTGCATCATCAAAGACATCTGGTCTGGAAAACAACGTTATTGTTTTTTGCGACCACCACCGTCATTGCGGTGGTGATTGGGATAGGCGCGAGTCATATTTTTCAACCGGGTGCCGGTTTGCAACTGCACCTGTTTGCCGACAGCATGCAGCAGTTTGACGCCAAGCAACTGAGTGTGCCCGAGTTTTTCACGCAATTTTTGCATGGCGTGTTCATGAATCCGTTTAAAGCCCTTGCCGAGGGTAGTATTTTGCCGATTGTCGCCTTTGCCTTGCTGCTGGGAATTGCGCTGGTGCAGACGGCTGATCGCGCGCCACACTTGTTGTCATTGTTCGAGGAAGGCTTGGGCGTGTGCATGCAGATGATCGGTTGGATCATGCGTTTAGCCCCCATTGGCGTGGCAGCACTGTTGTTTAAATTGGTGGCCACGCAAGATCTCAGCTTGTTTGCCTCATTGACCAAGTTTATTCTGGTGGTGACAGGCACGACTTTGCTGCATGGCTTGGTGGTGTTGCCGCTGTTACTTTTTTTGCTGACCGGCAAGCGTCCTTGGTGGTTTTTGCGGCAGGCACGTGAGGTATTGTTGACCGCGTTTGCGACGAGTTCCAGTAATGCCACCCTACCAGTCACGATGCGTTGTGCCACCCAAAATATGCAGGTAAAACCTGACATTGCCGGTTTCGTGGTGCCGCTGGGTGCCACGCTCAATATGGATGGCACTGCACTCTATGAGGCAGCCGCTGCCTTGTTTGTGGCACAGTTAGCCGGTATCGATTTGTCCTTCGGGCAGCAATTGGTGGTATGTTTTACCACCATGATTGCCGCCATGGGCGCGCCAGGGATTCCCAGTGCAGGCATGGTCACCATGGTTATGGTGCTGCAAAGCGTTGGTTTGCCTGCAGAAGCGATTGCCATCTTACTGCCGATAGACCGCTTGCTGGACACGATGCGTACCGCCGTCAATGTAGAAGGCGATATGATCGGCAGTCTGGTCGTTCAACATCGCCTCGAACAGCGCTTGGTATGA
- a CDS encoding RNA polymerase sigma factor, with amino-acid sequence MASAQELSDFLRQIEKRAFRQTAYAVRDDHAALDIVQDAMLKLADKYASKPVEEYPMLFQRILQNTTRDYWRRQKVRNLWTSLFSSFGSSEEEAYDLLETIEVEQAGSNPSDQLERSQIMALIEKALAKLPLRQREAFVLRYWEELDVAETASVMGCSEGSVKTHCSRAVSALSALLEQAGIGTRKLQKKE; translated from the coding sequence GTGGCGAGTGCGCAAGAACTATCGGATTTTTTACGTCAAATTGAAAAGCGAGCCTTCAGGCAAACCGCTTATGCGGTGCGTGATGATCATGCTGCGCTCGATATCGTCCAAGATGCCATGCTCAAGCTGGCGGACAAATACGCCAGCAAGCCTGTAGAAGAATATCCCATGTTGTTTCAACGTATTCTGCAAAACACCACGCGTGATTATTGGCGCCGGCAGAAGGTGCGCAACTTATGGACCTCGCTTTTTTCGTCCTTCGGTTCGTCTGAAGAAGAAGCGTATGACTTACTGGAAACAATCGAAGTCGAGCAGGCAGGCAGCAACCCCTCTGATCAGTTGGAACGGTCGCAAATAATGGCGCTGATCGAAAAGGCCCTGGCAAAATTACCTTTACGTCAACGAGAAGCATTCGTGCTGCGTTATTGGGAAGAGTTAGATGTTGCGGAGACCGCATCGGTCATGGGATGTTCGGAAGGAAGCGTTAAAACGCATTGTTCGCGAGCAGTCAGTGCCTTATCTGCATTATTAGAACAAGCCGGAATCGGCACCCGCAAATTGCAAAAAAAGGAGTAA
- a CDS encoding sigma-54-dependent transcriptional regulator has translation MANSYRCLVVDDETDIRELVVLTLERMGIQAESASTVTDAKHMLHSFNYDLCLTDMRLPDGLGLELVQHINAQFPGLPVAVITAYGSAENAVSALKAGAYDYITKPISLKQLRPLVESALKLSSQKESQGANTVDLIGASAAMAYVRTMIAKLARSQAPVYISGESGSGKELAARLIHRNSSRKDQAFIAVNCGAIPENLMESEFFGYKKGAFTGAIQDTQGLFQAANGGTLFLDEVADLPLAMQVKLLRAIQEKKVRVVGNASEEAVDVRIISATHKNLNAMMEKGEFRQDLYYRLNVIQLKMPALRERPEDIPELTERLLGKLCLAQGISVPSIADEAKVYIQQRSFHGNVRELENMLERALALCDGLTITIDDLSLDDTPAPLSDAPVLPWNARASEPSGLPNADATHRTEHPAQSLATPIVANPPVGNNTMLPMDISLSDYLEEIEKRTILQALEKTNNNKTAAAKLLGISFRTLRYRLTKLGLSKEQDADLEESDGADEE, from the coding sequence ATGGCAAATTCTTATCGTTGTCTGGTGGTCGATGATGAGACCGATATTCGCGAACTCGTAGTGCTGACTTTAGAGCGCATGGGCATACAGGCAGAAAGTGCTAGCACGGTCACAGATGCCAAGCACATGTTGCACTCATTTAATTATGACTTGTGTCTGACAGACATGCGCCTACCCGATGGCTTAGGGCTCGAGCTGGTACAACATATCAATGCCCAATTCCCTGGTTTGCCGGTGGCGGTAATCACGGCCTACGGCAGCGCTGAAAACGCTGTTTCCGCGCTGAAAGCAGGCGCTTATGACTACATCACCAAACCCATTTCCCTCAAACAATTACGTCCGCTAGTCGAATCAGCGCTCAAACTCTCGTCACAAAAAGAATCGCAAGGGGCGAATACCGTCGATTTAATTGGGGCGTCAGCCGCCATGGCTTACGTCCGCACCATGATTGCGAAACTCGCGCGCAGTCAGGCCCCCGTCTACATCAGTGGCGAATCCGGCAGCGGTAAAGAATTGGCGGCGAGGTTGATACACCGCAACAGTTCGCGTAAGGATCAAGCCTTTATTGCGGTGAACTGTGGCGCGATTCCAGAAAACCTCATGGAAAGTGAGTTTTTTGGCTACAAAAAAGGCGCATTTACTGGCGCCATTCAGGACACCCAAGGCTTGTTTCAAGCCGCCAACGGTGGCACGCTATTCTTAGATGAAGTGGCAGATTTACCCTTGGCGATGCAAGTCAAATTATTGCGCGCCATTCAAGAGAAAAAAGTCCGCGTGGTAGGTAACGCCAGTGAAGAGGCCGTCGATGTGCGGATTATTTCCGCCACCCATAAAAACCTGAATGCCATGATGGAAAAAGGGGAGTTTCGGCAAGACTTATATTACCGCTTGAACGTGATCCAACTCAAAATGCCCGCTTTGCGCGAGCGCCCCGAAGATATTCCTGAGCTGACTGAAAGATTATTGGGCAAGCTCTGTCTGGCGCAGGGCATCAGCGTGCCCAGTATTGCTGACGAAGCCAAAGTGTATATTCAACAACGCTCTTTTCATGGCAATGTGCGCGAGCTGGAGAATATGCTGGAGCGTGCGCTAGCGTTATGTGATGGTCTGACCATTACGATTGATGACCTCTCCTTGGATGACACTCCGGCGCCTTTAAGCGATGCTCCGGTGTTACCATGGAATGCACGTGCCAGCGAACCTTCTGGCCTGCCTAATGCTGACGCAACGCACCGCACCGAACACCCGGCACAGTCACTCGCAACGCCGATTGTCGCCAATCCGCCAGTAGGAAACAATACCATGCTACCGATGGATATTAGCCTCTCGGACTATCTGGAAGAAATCGAAAAACGGACCATTTTGCAGGCGCTGGAAAAAACCAATAACAACAAAACGGCGGCGGCTAAATTATTGGGCATTAGTTTTAGAACCCTGCGCTACCGTTTAACCAAGCTTGGGCTATCAAAAGAGCAGGATGCGGATTTGGAAGAGTCCGATGGCGCAGATGAAGAATAG